One Oscillospiraceae bacterium genomic region harbors:
- a CDS encoding SUF system NifU family Fe-S cluster assembly protein, translating to MNLNELYTQIITENSRSKENRHPVPGATHSLEGVNPSCGDDITLQLRVKDGKIEDAGFIGSGCAISQASASLMIDLVKGRTVEDARRLISLYFQMIKGKITPEELDDLEDVAALQGIAHVPARVKCAVLAWHTLEEALDGEGKTDKVTTEDAE from the coding sequence GTGAACCTGAACGAACTGTATACCCAGATCATTACCGAGAACAGCCGCAGCAAAGAAAACCGCCATCCCGTGCCGGGTGCCACCCACAGCCTGGAGGGCGTCAACCCCAGCTGCGGCGATGACATCACCCTGCAGCTGCGGGTGAAGGATGGCAAGATCGAGGATGCCGGCTTCATCGGCAGCGGATGCGCCATCTCCCAGGCATCGGCTTCGCTGATGATCGACCTAGTCAAAGGCCGCACGGTCGAGGATGCCCGCCGCCTGATCTCCCTCTATTTCCAGATGATCAAGGGCAAGATCACCCCCGAAGAACTGGACGACCTTGAGGACGTGGCCGCCCTGCAGGGCATCGCCCACGTGCCCGCCCGCGTAAAATGCGCGGTGCTGGCCTGGCACACCCTGGAGGAAGCCCTGGACGGCGAAGGCAAGACCGACAAAGTCACCACCGAGGATGCCGAGTAA
- a CDS encoding SufD family Fe-S cluster assembly protein, protein MNMNMNRLPVPTWNHLGVNFAPDKAALPQVPANGWGTAAATAAVPAGIRTNGPETEIFETFTESGMGVAADAFLAANANVKEHLAVGEGTAIETPAVFEVKLDEAHPCALSCLTIDAAKDSSLTVVQVLRGDAEDGVAASLVRINAAEGAHVKLVQVQLMGNNARRWGAVAIQQAASSRVEQVRIELGGKVSVCGTRTLQDHNKSEYDLDAVYFGRDNDVLDYNDVSVQIGKDTLCEMHTAGVLTGNADKILRGTVDFRRGAKRGVGHESEDVLMFSPTARNRTAPLILCGEEEVEGQHAASVGRLDEGKLYYLRSRGLSESQARRLMVDARFAPAIEKIPLEELRTEVRETVARRLDDEQLDG, encoded by the coding sequence ATGAATATGAACATGAACCGCCTGCCGGTGCCTACCTGGAACCACCTGGGCGTAAACTTTGCCCCGGATAAGGCCGCCCTGCCGCAGGTCCCCGCCAATGGCTGGGGAACTGCCGCTGCCACCGCCGCCGTGCCTGCGGGCATCCGCACCAACGGCCCGGAGACTGAAATCTTCGAGACCTTTACCGAGTCCGGAATGGGCGTCGCCGCCGATGCCTTCCTGGCCGCCAACGCCAACGTGAAAGAGCATCTCGCCGTGGGCGAGGGCACTGCCATCGAGACGCCCGCCGTCTTTGAGGTAAAGCTGGACGAGGCCCACCCCTGCGCGCTGAGCTGCCTGACCATCGACGCCGCCAAGGACAGCAGCCTGACCGTCGTGCAGGTGCTGCGCGGCGATGCCGAGGACGGCGTGGCCGCTTCTCTCGTGCGCATCAACGCCGCCGAGGGCGCCCACGTGAAACTGGTACAGGTGCAGCTGATGGGCAACAACGCCCGCCGCTGGGGCGCTGTTGCCATCCAGCAGGCCGCCAGTTCCCGGGTGGAGCAGGTGCGCATCGAGCTGGGCGGCAAGGTCTCCGTCTGCGGCACCCGCACGTTGCAGGACCACAACAAGAGCGAGTACGACCTGGACGCCGTCTACTTCGGACGCGACAATGACGTGCTGGATTACAACGATGTCTCCGTCCAGATCGGCAAAGATACCCTGTGCGAGATGCACACCGCCGGTGTCCTGACCGGTAATGCCGACAAGATCCTGCGCGGTACGGTGGATTTCCGTCGCGGCGCCAAGCGCGGTGTGGGCCACGAGAGCGAGGACGTGCTGATGTTCAGCCCTACGGCCCGCAACCGTACCGCCCCGCTGATCCTGTGCGGTGAGGAGGAAGTAGAGGGCCAGCACGCCGCCAGTGTGGGACGCCTGGATGAGGGCAAACTCTACTACCTGCGTTCCCGCGGCCTGAGCGAGAGCCAGGCGCGCCGCCTGATGGTGGACGCCCGCTTTGCCCCGGCTATTGAGAAGATCCCGCTGGAAGAGCTGCGCACCGAGGTGCGCGAAACTGTTGCACGGAGGCTTGATGATGAACAACTGGACGGCTGA
- the sufB gene encoding Fe-S cluster assembly protein SufB — translation MRAFETEKTDVAEVDRSIYDIKDAANAAFEVSSGLTPEIVEKISEEKHDPEWMRIFRLKALETYNKMPVQNWGPSIAGLDMSNIVTYVRPNTEMRGKWSEVPDDIKNTFERLGIPQAERASLAGVGAQYDSEVVYHNVKAEVAAQGVVYTDMESALTGPYAEMVRKHFMKLVPPTDHKFAALHGAVWSGGSFVYVPAGVHVEIPLQSYFRLNAPGAGQFEHTLIIVDKGAYLHFIEGCSAPKYNVANLHAGCVEIFVGEGARVRYSTIENWSKNMYNLNTKRAKVEKGGTIEWVSGSFGSHTSCLYPMSILQGEGARMEFTGITFAGAGQDLDTGAKVVHAAPHTTSHISTKSIARDGGISNFRSSVVVLPGADGSKSSVSCESLMLDDRSRSDTIPEMDIRCDAVDVGHEAKIGRISEDAIFYLMSRGISEEDARALIVGGFAEPIAKELPLEYAVEMNNLIHLEMKGSIG, via the coding sequence ATGAGAGCCTTTGAAACTGAAAAGACCGACGTCGCCGAAGTAGACCGCAGCATTTACGACATCAAAGATGCGGCCAACGCGGCGTTCGAGGTCAGCTCCGGCCTGACGCCGGAGATCGTGGAAAAGATCAGTGAGGAAAAGCACGACCCGGAATGGATGCGCATCTTCCGCCTGAAAGCACTGGAAACCTACAACAAGATGCCGGTGCAGAACTGGGGGCCCTCCATCGCCGGCCTGGACATGAGCAACATCGTCACCTACGTGCGCCCCAATACCGAGATGCGCGGCAAGTGGAGCGAAGTGCCCGACGACATCAAGAACACCTTTGAGCGTCTGGGTATCCCCCAGGCCGAGCGTGCCAGCCTGGCCGGTGTCGGCGCCCAATATGACTCCGAGGTCGTCTACCACAACGTCAAGGCCGAAGTGGCCGCCCAGGGCGTTGTGTATACCGATATGGAAAGCGCCCTCACCGGCCCCTATGCCGAGATGGTGCGCAAGCATTTCATGAAGCTGGTGCCGCCTACCGACCATAAGTTCGCGGCCCTGCACGGCGCTGTGTGGAGCGGCGGCTCCTTTGTCTACGTCCCGGCGGGCGTACATGTGGAGATTCCGCTGCAGTCTTATTTCCGCCTGAACGCCCCCGGCGCCGGCCAGTTTGAGCATACCCTCATCATCGTGGATAAGGGCGCTTACCTGCACTTTATCGAGGGCTGCTCGGCCCCCAAATACAACGTGGCCAACCTCCACGCAGGCTGCGTGGAGATCTTCGTCGGCGAGGGTGCCCGCGTGCGCTACTCCACCATCGAGAACTGGTCCAAGAACATGTACAACCTGAACACCAAGCGCGCCAAGGTGGAAAAGGGCGGCACCATTGAGTGGGTCTCCGGCTCCTTCGGCAGCCACACCAGCTGCCTGTACCCCATGAGCATCCTGCAGGGTGAGGGTGCCCGCATGGAGTTCACCGGCATCACCTTCGCCGGTGCGGGCCAGGACCTGGATACCGGTGCAAAGGTCGTCCACGCTGCCCCCCACACCACCAGCCACATTTCCACCAAGAGCATCGCCCGCGACGGCGGCATCTCCAACTTCCGTTCGTCTGTCGTGGTGCTGCCGGGGGCCGATGGCAGCAAGTCCAGCGTCAGCTGCGAATCCCTGATGCTGGATGACCGCAGCCGCTCTGATACCATCCCCGAAATGGACATCCGCTGCGACGCCGTGGACGTGGGCCACGAGGCCAAGATCGGCCGCATCAGCGAGGATGCCATCTTCTACCTGATGAGCCGCGGCATCTCCGAGGAGGACGCCCGGGCGCTGATCGTCGGCGGCTTTGCCGAGCCTATCGCCAAGGAACTGCCGCTGGAATACGCCGTGGAAATGAACAACCTCATCCATCTTGAGATGAAGGGCAGCATTGGCTGA
- a CDS encoding UDP-N-acetylglucosamine diphosphorylase: MSTAKEKFELARQRYAATFERHLDNGVEFISDNVYIEPEVIITPGTVILPGCILRGKTVIAENCVIGPNTLLEDTVVEAGTTINASQCYESHIGPNNKIGPFTHVRTGTKTAEGCHLGAYVETKNADFAEGNTVSHLTYIGDATVGKYCNFGCGTVTCNYDGEGKYHTTIGDYAFIGCNTNLVAPVTVGDHAFTAAGSTIGHDVPAGALSIERAKQTEIDNWGENKLQKYIAKKQKLEADKKNK; the protein is encoded by the coding sequence ATGTCTACTGCCAAAGAGAAATTTGAGCTGGCCCGGCAGCGCTATGCCGCCACCTTTGAGCGCCACCTGGATAACGGCGTGGAATTCATCAGCGATAACGTCTATATCGAGCCGGAGGTCATCATCACCCCCGGCACGGTCATCCTGCCCGGGTGCATCCTGCGCGGCAAGACCGTGATTGCCGAGAACTGCGTTATCGGCCCCAACACCCTGCTGGAGGATACCGTCGTCGAGGCCGGCACCACCATCAACGCCAGCCAGTGCTACGAGAGCCACATCGGTCCCAACAACAAGATCGGTCCCTTCACCCATGTGCGCACCGGCACCAAGACCGCCGAGGGCTGCCACCTGGGCGCTTACGTCGAGACCAAGAACGCCGACTTTGCCGAGGGCAACACCGTCAGCCATCTGACCTACATCGGCGATGCCACCGTGGGCAAGTACTGCAACTTTGGCTGCGGCACCGTCACCTGCAACTACGACGGCGAGGGCAAGTACCACACCACCATCGGCGACTATGCCTTCATCGGCTGCAACACCAACCTGGTGGCCCCCGTCACCGTGGGCGATCATGCCTTCACCGCCGCCGGTTCCACCATCGGCCACGATGTGCCCGCCGGTGCCCTGAGCATCGAGCGCGCCAAGCAGACCGAAATCGACAACTGGGGCGAGAACAAGCTGCAAAAGTACATCGCAAAAAAACAGAAATTGGAAGCCGACAAAAAGAACAAGTAA
- the sufC gene encoding Fe-S cluster assembly ATPase SufC — protein MSSPLLEVKDLQVTVGEENKVLLDGLNLTVNPGETHVLMGHNGAGKSTLMSALMGDPRYNVTRGQIIFRGQDITHETADVRARAGMFLSFQTPEEIPGITLESFLRTAQAAVTGKPVKVMKFRHELAAQMEALNMDPAYADRYLNVGFSGGEKKKAEILQLLMLKPALALLDETDSGLDVDAVKTVANGIKAYHNDTNALIIITHNAKILEGLQVDYVHVLDDARIVRTGNGELVSEIIEEGFAALKEDEAK, from the coding sequence ATGAGCAGCCCGCTGCTGGAAGTTAAAGATTTACAGGTCACTGTCGGTGAGGAAAACAAAGTCCTTCTCGACGGCTTGAACCTTACCGTGAACCCCGGCGAGACCCACGTTCTGATGGGCCACAACGGTGCCGGCAAGTCCACTTTGATGAGCGCCCTGATGGGCGATCCCCGTTACAACGTTACCCGCGGCCAGATCATCTTCCGCGGCCAGGACATCACCCACGAGACCGCCGATGTCCGCGCCCGCGCCGGTATGTTCCTGTCCTTCCAGACGCCGGAGGAAATCCCCGGCATCACGCTGGAAAGCTTCCTGCGCACTGCGCAGGCTGCCGTTACCGGTAAGCCCGTCAAGGTCATGAAGTTCCGCCACGAGCTGGCCGCCCAGATGGAAGCTCTGAACATGGATCCCGCCTACGCCGACCGTTACCTCAACGTCGGCTTCTCCGGCGGCGAGAAGAAGAAGGCGGAGATCCTGCAGCTGCTGATGCTCAAGCCCGCTTTGGCCCTGCTGGACGAGACCGACTCCGGCCTGGACGTCGACGCCGTCAAGACCGTGGCCAACGGCATCAAGGCTTACCACAACGACACCAATGCCCTCATCATCATCACCCACAACGCCAAAATTCTGGAAGGCCTGCAGGTCGACTACGTCCACGTGCTGGACGACGCCCGCATCGTGCGCACCGGCAACGGCGAACTGGTGAGCGAGATCATCGAGGAAGGCTTTGCCGCCCTGAAGGAGGACGAAGCCAAATGA
- a CDS encoding conjugal transfer protein TraX, translated as MPNRRFFTANQLKAIALFCMLLDHMWATIVPGREWMTCVGRIAFPIFAFELAQGYTHTHDLRAYAKRLLLLAVVSEVPFDMVAGGTYFYPWHQNVAWTLLAGLWACHCADRCRIAPTLPEKLPPLLGLLAALLLPGLLLTDYGTAGVVIILLFRLTRGGGWRSCLAQAVGLFVVSQYMLIGQVYLVGPFEIQQECFALLALPLIWLYNGQHGRKNKALQHAAYAFYPAHLLVLGMLFMAK; from the coding sequence ATGCCCAACCGCCGCTTTTTTACCGCCAACCAGCTCAAGGCTATCGCCCTGTTCTGCATGCTGCTGGACCACATGTGGGCTACCATCGTGCCCGGCCGGGAATGGATGACCTGCGTGGGGCGCATCGCGTTCCCCATCTTTGCCTTCGAGCTGGCCCAGGGCTATACCCACACCCACGACCTGCGCGCCTACGCCAAGCGGCTGCTGTTGCTGGCTGTCGTGTCCGAGGTGCCCTTTGATATGGTGGCAGGCGGCACGTACTTTTACCCCTGGCATCAGAACGTGGCCTGGACGCTGCTGGCCGGGCTGTGGGCCTGCCATTGCGCCGATCGCTGCCGTATCGCCCCCACTCTGCCGGAAAAACTACCGCCCCTGTTGGGTCTGCTGGCGGCCTTACTGCTGCCCGGCCTGCTGCTGACGGATTACGGCACAGCGGGAGTCGTCATCATCCTGCTGTTCCGGCTCACCCGCGGGGGTGGCTGGCGCAGCTGCCTCGCCCAGGCAGTGGGACTGTTCGTGGTCAGCCAGTACATGCTCATCGGCCAGGTGTATCTGGTCGGCCCCTTTGAGATCCAGCAGGAGTGCTTCGCCCTGCTGGCACTGCCGCTTATCTGGCTCTACAACGGCCAGCATGGCCGCAAAAACAAGGCCCTGCAACACGCCGCCTACGCGTTCTACCCCGCGCACCTGCTGGTGCTTGGCATGCTGTTTATGGCAAAGTAG
- a CDS encoding SufS family cysteine desulfurase, with the protein MMNNWTADFPILAADENGNRLVYLDSAATTQHPKQVLDAVVNYYNKDNANPHRGVYELAMRATDAHEGARHTVAKFFNAKDDEIVFTQNTTEALNLVAYSYGMHFLHEGDEIVISVAEHHSNLVPWQRVAETTGAKLVYMYPGKDGRLTLDELDKKITAKTKLVGIAMVSNVLGLRAPVEEIVKRAHAVGAVVVLDCAQSAPHTPVDVKKLDVDFAACSAHKLYAPMGMGSLYARAELLEKMPPFLSGGDMIGAVHEHKATWAEGPRKFEAGTRNVGGEVGFAAAIEYMNNIGWEAMEAHEYMLLNRMLSGMRAMPWLTVYGEPVADGRYGVVSFNVNDVHPHDVATILDAGGVAVRAGHHCAQPLMEYLGIGSCCRASVAIYNTAEDVDALLENLENVRKVMGL; encoded by the coding sequence ATGATGAACAACTGGACGGCTGATTTCCCGATCCTGGCGGCCGATGAGAACGGCAACCGCCTGGTTTATCTGGACAGTGCCGCCACCACCCAGCACCCCAAGCAGGTGCTGGACGCCGTGGTGAACTACTATAATAAGGATAACGCCAACCCCCATCGCGGCGTGTACGAGCTGGCCATGCGTGCCACCGACGCCCACGAGGGTGCTCGCCACACCGTAGCCAAGTTCTTTAACGCCAAGGATGACGAGATCGTCTTTACCCAGAACACCACCGAGGCACTGAACCTGGTGGCCTACAGCTACGGCATGCACTTTCTGCATGAGGGCGATGAAATCGTCATCTCGGTGGCTGAGCATCACTCCAACCTGGTGCCCTGGCAGCGCGTGGCCGAAACCACCGGCGCAAAGCTGGTGTATATGTACCCCGGTAAGGACGGCCGCCTGACGCTGGACGAACTGGATAAGAAAATTACCGCCAAGACCAAGCTGGTCGGCATTGCAATGGTCTCCAATGTGCTGGGCCTGCGCGCCCCCGTGGAGGAGATCGTCAAGCGCGCCCACGCCGTGGGCGCTGTGGTGGTGCTGGACTGCGCCCAGAGCGCACCCCACACCCCTGTAGACGTGAAGAAGCTGGACGTGGATTTCGCAGCCTGCTCCGCTCACAAGCTGTACGCCCCCATGGGCATGGGCTCCCTGTACGCCCGCGCCGAGCTGCTGGAGAAGATGCCCCCGTTCCTGAGCGGCGGCGATATGATTGGTGCTGTGCATGAGCACAAGGCCACCTGGGCCGAAGGCCCCCGCAAGTTCGAGGCCGGTACCCGCAACGTCGGCGGCGAGGTCGGCTTTGCCGCCGCCATCGAGTATATGAACAACATCGGCTGGGAGGCTATGGAAGCCCACGAGTATATGCTGCTGAACCGTATGCTGTCCGGCATGCGTGCCATGCCCTGGCTGACCGTTTACGGCGAGCCGGTGGCCGATGGCCGCTACGGCGTCGTCAGCTTCAACGTCAACGATGTGCATCCCCACGATGTGGCGACCATTCTGGATGCGGGCGGCGTAGCCGTGCGCGCCGGTCACCACTGCGCCCAGCCTTTGATGGAGTACCTGGGCATCGGCAGCTGCTGCCGCGCCAGCGTGGCAATCTACAACACCGCCGAGGATGTGGATGCCCTGCTGGAAAATCTTGAAAATGTACGAAAGGTGATGGGCCTGTGA